Proteins encoded together in one Chitinophaga varians window:
- a CDS encoding OmpA family protein encodes MKKITLLVLVIFAGLINSIQAQYVVDFKHTADVYYNAKDYYSAAQYYNKALGTFKVKPEQILPYAIANAAPPSGKFKDYQQVVSRLAESYRLYHDFGNAETWYSQVVGFNNPQYIQAKYWYGVCLRANGKYEEALKQFNEFKSSYTGADELSTRVPLEIANCEFALSEASKQPRYTIAKLSGNVNEGGANYAPVVMGPNTLMFTSSRAETPSLPAKQPAEKKKDKKGTPYVNDLYTASGTGSDFSSSQKLNIPAAKGYDQGVSSISPDGNSMYMTRWSVKDGVKQAAIYLSTKQNGSWTEPQKMGSNINMDGYNSMQPYITADGRYLLFASNRPGGMGKYDIWYCVMNSNAPGNARNMGTTINTKDEEQAPFYDAEKNVLVFSSDGRVGLGGLDFFQSEGDFGSWSTPVNMGKPLNSPKDDIYYTAMDNAHPFAEGFISSDRESVCCLEVFSIKRVRKMASGLIVDCDTRQPLAGATITLLDTVRQKTLSKITLDATGRYSFEVDPQRYYKIIAEKENYFTKSLYFKSDELTRVDSLDNPTLCLKHYEVEKPIVLNNIYYDFGKATLRPESKIVLDTVVDMLNDNPKLMIEMSAHTDSVGSDKFNLKLSQARAQSCVDYLISRGVSSQRLIAKGYGKSRPIAPNSQPNHKDNPEGRQKNRRTEFKVLRKQMPVLTNNTSENQSSQ; translated from the coding sequence ATGAAAAAAATTACACTTCTTGTACTGGTAATTTTTGCAGGACTGATTAATTCGATACAGGCGCAATACGTAGTTGATTTCAAGCATACGGCAGACGTATATTACAACGCCAAGGACTATTATTCGGCAGCACAGTATTATAATAAAGCCCTGGGCACCTTCAAGGTAAAACCGGAACAGATATTGCCATATGCTATCGCCAACGCAGCTCCTCCCAGCGGTAAGTTTAAAGACTATCAACAGGTGGTGTCCCGGCTGGCGGAATCCTACCGGCTTTACCATGATTTCGGGAACGCTGAAACCTGGTATTCCCAGGTGGTGGGATTCAACAACCCTCAATATATACAAGCCAAATACTGGTACGGCGTATGTCTGAGAGCTAACGGGAAGTATGAAGAGGCGCTTAAACAGTTCAATGAATTTAAATCCAGTTATACCGGCGCAGATGAGTTGTCTACCCGCGTGCCGCTGGAAATCGCCAACTGTGAATTTGCTTTGAGCGAAGCCAGCAAACAACCCCGCTATACCATTGCCAAACTGTCCGGTAATGTGAACGAAGGCGGCGCCAACTACGCGCCGGTGGTGATGGGCCCCAATACGCTGATGTTTACTTCTTCCCGTGCGGAAACGCCGTCATTGCCTGCTAAACAGCCTGCTGAAAAGAAGAAGGACAAAAAAGGCACACCTTACGTAAACGACCTCTATACGGCCAGTGGCACCGGCAGCGATTTTAGCAGCAGCCAAAAGCTGAATATACCGGCGGCCAAAGGATATGATCAGGGCGTATCTTCCATCTCCCCGGACGGTAACTCGATGTACATGACCCGCTGGTCAGTCAAAGACGGCGTGAAACAGGCCGCCATCTACCTAAGTACAAAACAAAACGGTAGCTGGACAGAGCCGCAAAAGATGGGCAGCAATATCAATATGGACGGTTATAACTCCATGCAGCCTTATATCACAGCTGATGGCAGGTACCTGCTGTTTGCCTCCAACAGGCCCGGTGGTATGGGTAAATACGATATCTGGTATTGTGTGATGAACAGCAATGCTCCTGGCAATGCCCGCAATATGGGGACTACTATCAACACGAAAGATGAAGAACAGGCGCCATTTTATGATGCTGAGAAAAATGTGCTCGTGTTCAGTTCAGACGGCCGCGTAGGCCTCGGCGGACTGGATTTCTTCCAGAGCGAAGGTGATTTTGGTTCCTGGTCTACTCCCGTGAATATGGGCAAACCCCTGAACTCTCCTAAAGATGATATCTATTATACTGCAATGGACAATGCGCATCCTTTTGCAGAGGGATTTATCAGCTCTGACCGTGAGTCCGTTTGTTGCCTGGAAGTGTTTAGCATCAAAAGGGTCCGGAAAATGGCCAGTGGCCTGATCGTGGACTGTGATACCCGCCAGCCTTTGGCCGGGGCGACCATCACGCTGCTGGACACGGTAAGACAGAAAACACTGAGCAAAATAACACTTGACGCTACCGGCCGCTACTCCTTTGAAGTAGATCCGCAGCGTTATTATAAAATCATTGCTGAGAAAGAGAACTATTTCACCAAGAGCCTTTACTTTAAATCAGATGAACTTACCAGGGTAGATTCTCTCGACAATCCAACCCTCTGCCTCAAACACTATGAAGTAGAGAAACCAATTGTCCTGAACAACATCTACTATGATTTTGGTAAAGCGACGCTGCGCCCTGAATCCAAAATAGTACTGGATACCGTTGTGGACATGCTAAACGACAACCCCAAACTGATGATTGAAATGTCTGCACATACAGACAGTGTGGGATCTGATAAATTTAACCTGAAACTGTCCCAGGCCCGTGCACAGTCCTGCGTGGATTACCTGATCAGCAGAGGCGTTTCTTCTCAAAGGCTGATCGCAAAAGGATACGGCAAGTCCCGTCCTATTGCCCCCAATTCACAGCCTAACCACAAAGACAATCCGGAAGGCCGTCAGAAAAACAGGCGTACGGAATTTAAAGTGTTGCGCAAACAAATGCCTGTGCTGACAAATAATACCAGCGAAAATCAGTCGTCACAATAG